The following DNA comes from Novosphingobium sp. PP1Y.
ACAGCGAAAGGCACATCAGGCGGCGCTTGTTGGCCGGGATGAGGCCCTTCTTCGCGATCTGGCTGACCAGCGTGAAAAGCCAGACGAGACCGAAGGTGACGTGCAGGCCGTGGGTGCCCACCAGCGAGAAGAACGCGGTGAGGAAGCCCGAACGCATCGGCGTCGCGCCTTCGTGGATGAGGTGCGCGAACTCGTAGAGCTCGATCGAGAGGAACGCGGCGCCGAACACGGCAGTGACGAGCAGCCAGATCTGGGTCTGGCCGACGCGGTTCTTCTCCATCGCGAGCATGGCAAAGCCGTAGGTGATCGAGGAGAACAGCAGCATCGCGGTGTTGAGCGCGACGAGCGGCAGCTCGAACAGGTCCTTGGGGCCCGGGCCTGCGGCGAAGTTACCGCCCAGGACACCGTAGGCCGCGAACAGCATCGCGAAGATGAGGCAGTCGCTCATCAGGTAGAGCCAGAAGCCGAGCATGGTGCTGCCGCCTTCGGGATGGTCGTGCTCGTTCAGGTCGTAGAACGCGGCGGTGATCTCGGCCGGGCTCGCCTTGGGCGAGGATTGCATGGTGGTGGCGTTCATGTCTCAGGCTCCCGCCGCCGCAAGCTGGCGGTCGCGCGCGGCCTCAGTCTCGATGACCGTCTCGACCGGGATGTGGTAGTCGCGCTTGTAGTTGAAGGTATGGGCGATGGCGTAGCCGAGGATGCCGGCGAAGGAGAGCGCCGCCAGCCACCAGATGTACCAGATCATCGCGAAGCCGAAGACCAGCGAGAGACCGGCCAGGATCGCGCCCGCGCCCGTGCCCTTGGGCATGTGGATCGGGCGGAAGCCGCTGGTCGGACGCTCCACGCCGCAGCGCTTCATGTCGTCCCAGGCGTCGATGTCGTGGACGATCGGCGTAAAAGCGAAGTTGTATTCCGGCGGGGGCGAGCTGGTCGACCACTCAAGGGTGCGGCCGTCCCACGGATCGCCGGTCTCGTCCTTCAGTTCCTCGCGCTTCCAGATCGAGACGGCGAACTGGACCAGCATCGCGGCAATGCCGAGCGCGATCAGGAAGGCCCCGAAGGCCGCAACGATGAAGAAGGGCTGGAGCGAGGGATCGTCGAACACGCGCATCCGGCGGGTAACGCCCATCAGGCCCAGGATGTAGAGCGGCATGAAGGCGAACCAGAAGCCGGGGATCCACAGCCAGAAGCTGACCTTGCCCCAGAACTCGTTGAGCTTGAAGCCGAAGGCCTTGGGCCACCAGTAGTTGATCGCCGCGAAGATGCCGAACAGCACGCCGCCGATGATCACGTTGTGGAAGTGGGCGATCAGGAACAGCGAGTTGTGCAGCACGAAGTCGGCAGGCGGCACTGCGAGCAGCAC
Coding sequences within:
- the cyoC gene encoding cytochrome o ubiquinol oxidase subunit III; translated protein: MNATTMQSSPKASPAEITAAFYDLNEHDHPEGGSTMLGFWLYLMSDCLIFAMLFAAYGVLGGNFAAGPGPKDLFELPLVALNTAMLLFSSITYGFAMLAMEKNRVGQTQIWLLVTAVFGAAFLSIELYEFAHLIHEGATPMRSGFLTAFFSLVGTHGLHVTFGLVWLFTLVSQIAKKGLIPANKRRLMCLSLFWHFLDVIWIGVFTFVYLMGML